ATGCATCAATTTTTAAACGaggatgtttttttttaaaatatcaaaattgaaaggcatatttgtgtcttttttttaatcatacaaCTATATACACTAGAGACGTTGTTTATTTTGCTTAcctaaacaaatatttttttccctcaGAGTGTGTATCTGTCATTGTTTTTAGACCATATTGGAGAAGAGACAAggtacaaaatataatttttattttctctatttaaaTTAGTATATGATACAAGTACGTATTTTCATATCTAATACATTGTTATAGGTTATTTTTTCCCGAGCTTAAAAGATCTGTCGAGATGGTTCAAGAATTAAAGCAAGGTGTTAGTGaagatttcttcttttatcAATGTATATCTAGTAGTGATGATAGCTCTGACAGCGATGAGTATGATACTATTACACATGATGGAACGGGTAATGATGGTGGTGGATCTTCTAATAACGATGCagagaataataataatggCAATGACCGTGAAGATAacaatgatgataataataatcgTAACAACAATAAGGATGAAAAAGATAATGATGACGATAAGGATGAGCTTGACGATGATGATcaggatgaggatgaggatcAGGAAGAGGACGAGGATGTGGACGATCAAGATTGTGATGAAAATGATCATGAAGAAGATCAAGCACCAAAAAGCAAGAAGCAAAAGGTTGAGAAGGAAAAGGAGATAGAGGAGGAGAAAGTGGATGAGGAGGACAAGGGaaagcaaaaataaaaggaaaagggaTAGGAAAAGTGTGAAATGAAAATTCATGCTTGATTTAATAAATAAGACTTATTTCATAGTGCATATTATTGTGTTTTGAAATATACTTGGAACATGTTATTCCAGGATTAGTTATcctgggataacttatcccataaATCATATGGAATAACTTATCTCATCACTATGATATATATGGCAAGATAAGTTATCTTAACATGACAATCAAACAAGATACAAAAAGTTTACCTCATCACACTCAACAACCCCTACTATTACTAGTTTCTAAACACATGGACATCATCTCACACTTATCTATTTTCACATCTTTAAATTGTTCAAACTTAAGTAGTTATTGTTTTCTATAATACAACAAATAAAAcaagtaaagaaaaatagattCATCACAGGTCATTTACAATAACTTCTCATATATGAAAAATGTGTTAATTTGTCTCATTATTTTCGCCAATCGAAGTATTTGGAAAATCAtaaatctttattttaaaactatagtAAATGATAACACATGATTAAGAGTCACGATTGATGCAATAGTATATCTTATGTCCACTAAGGGGTTGGGCAGTATGAAAATAAGTGATGTTGGATAAGTTATGTTGGGATTAGTTATGTTAGAAATAAGTTATATTGGGATATGTTATGTTGTGATTAGTTATCGagtatttcttattgatggttTGATTAGTTGTATTCAAAAAAAAGTACATTgcataatttctaaaaataagttatttgtttacaaaaatGTCCTCCACCTTATCTAGTTTGTTATATTATCTTTGCAAACTTTCGTTattcattctttaaaataaaacatcCATTTTATATCGCTGAAATATTTTGTGTGTGCATTCTCATGATTGTACCGTGtatattttaacataaaacCTTCATTTTATTAggcttaaaaataaataaaaaaacatcttatgtttgttaaaataaaagaatatatatcatttatatcAGTTAATTTAAGTACATGACACTCttaaattgtaaaatattaGAGTTACcttcatattaatttatatatataatataaaatttcaagagactaaaaatatttaatcaaaaatatGTAATTCATTAGTagagataaaaatataaataagcaTAAAATCACTCAAATGAATTCAACATATGATATattcataaacataaattatatttatgtaatataattttataatgaaGAATACCAAGAATCGACATAAAAACAAAGAGTTGTGAAGGTTGTGAATGTTATTATATAAAGTATTAAAAGTAATCTGGATATacataaatgtgaaaattaTGTATAAAAAGGTTAAAGGGATACTTGAGtcattttacctattttatCTAGAGATGAGTTCTCCAGGCGTTATATTACACTAAAAGGTAGAGATAACTAATCTTAATACTAACTATTAATcttgaaatatataaataatttcagGTTTTGTAACCATACAAGAGATTAAAGGCTacccaaaatttattttgggattAACTTTCCTTATCCATCATTAAGCATACCAAATAACccctaaataaaaaataaaatatgaaatatatattttgttaactCATAAGCAATTTAAGTTAAAGGTCAAATTCATCGATGACCCCATAAAGTTGGCATCAACTTTCACTTAGGACTTCAACTTAGCGATGTTTATTTAGGCACCCTTAGTCCTCATGTAAGGTTTTGATGTGTCATTTTGATACTTTCTACTGACATGTCACACTAAGTGTGACACTCAATGCACTGACGCGTAAAAGgctttatttaactattttttattttattttattttcttcttctccatttctCAAGCCACCTCCTCCCACCATTTTTCAAGCTTAAACTCCTTCaattgaaattgatttttttattcaaatgcATTTTCAGAccaattttttcttcaatgCATTGATTTTCTAAATGTACCATCACCTCGCTCCACCTTTTTCGCCGAGAAAATGAATACGAATACACATATATCACATCATATTTCTTATGTCTTTCTttcttcctacctctcttttcttccaaaaaaaacactttaaaaaagaataaatatgaaaacaaaacaaaaaaaataagttttttagaaaaaataaagaaatttttgaCTGTAACAAAAGTAC
This portion of the Solanum pennellii chromosome 12, SPENNV200 genome encodes:
- the LOC107006405 gene encoding putative uncharacterized protein DDB_G0285495: MNSQKLSTNNVALQMITSVTLLFMSVYLSLFLDHIGEETRLFFPELKRSVEMVQELKQGVSEDFFFYQCISSSDDSSDSDEYDTITHDGTGNDGGGSSNNDAENNNNGNDREDNNDDNNNRNNNKDEKDNDDDKDELDDDDQDEDEDQEEDEDVDDQDCDENDHEEDQAPKSKKQKVEKEKEIEEEKVDEEDKGKQK